The following proteins are co-located in the Parafannyhessea umbonata genome:
- the tet(W) gene encoding tetracycline resistance ribosomal protection protein Tet(W) has protein sequence MKIINIGILAHVDAGKTTLTESLLYASGAISEPGSVEKGTTRTDTMFLERQRGITIQAAVTSFQWHRCKVNIVDTPGHMDFLAEVYRSLAVLDGAILVISAKDGVQAQTRILFHALRKMNIPTVIFINKIDQAGVDLQSVVQSVRDKLSADIIIKQTVSLSPEIVLEENTDIEAWDAVIENNDKLLEKYIAGEPISREKLVREEQRRVQDASLFPVYYGSAKKGLGIQPLMDAVTGLFQPIGEQGSAALCGSVFKVEYTDCGQRRVYLRLYSGTLRLRDTVALAGREKLKITEMRIPSKGEIVRTDTAYPGEIVILPSDSVRLNDVLGDPTRLPRKRWREDPLPMLRTSIAPKTAAQRERLLDALTQLADTDPLLRCEVDSITHEIILSFLGRVQLEVVSALLSEKYKLETVVKEPTVIYMERPLKAASHTIHIEVPPNPFWASIGLSVTPLPLGSGVQYESRVSLGYLNQSFQNAVRDGIRYGLEQGLFGWNVTDCKICFEYGLYYSPVSTPADFRSLAPIVLEQALKESGTQLLEPYLSFTLYAPREYLSRAYHDAPKYCATIETVQVKKDEVVFTGEIPARCIQAYRTDLAFYTNGQSVCLTELKGYQAAVGKPVIQPRRPNSRLDKVRYMFQKVM, from the coding sequence ATGAAAATAATCAATATTGGAATTCTTGCCCATGTAGACGCTGGAAAGACGACCTTGACGGAGAGCCTGCTATATGCCAGCGGAGCCATTTCAGAACCGGGGAGCGTCGAAAAAGGGACAACGAGGACGGACACCATGTTTTTGGAGCGGCAGCGTGGGATTACCATTCAAGCGGCAGTCACTTCCTTCCAGTGGCACAGATGTAAAGTCAACATTGTGGATACGCCCGGCCACATGGATTTTTTGGCGGAGGTGTACCGCTCTTTGGCTGTTTTAGATGGGGCCATCTTGGTGATCTCCGCTAAAGATGGCGTGCAGGCCCAGACCCGTATTCTGTTCCATGCCCTGCGGAAAATGAACATTCCCACCGTTATCTTTATCAACAAGATCGACCAGGCTGGCGTTGATTTGCAGAGCGTGGTTCAGTCTGTTCGGGATAAGCTCTCCGCCGATATTATCATCAAGCAGACGGTGTCGCTGTCCCCGGAAATAGTCCTGGAGGAAAATACCGACATAGAAGCATGGGATGCGGTCATCGAAAATAACGATAAATTATTGGAAAAGTATATCGCAGGAGAACCAATCAGCCGGGAAAAACTTGTGCGGGAGGAACAGCGGCGGGTTCAAGACGCCTCCCTGTTCCCGGTCTATTATGGCAGCGCCAAAAAGGGCCTTGGCATTCAACCGTTGATGGATGCGGTGACAGGGCTGTTCCAACCGATTGGGGAACAGGGGAGCGCCGCCCTATGCGGCAGCGTTTTCAAGGTGGAGTATACAGATTGCGGCCAGCGGCGTGTCTATCTACGGCTATACAGCGGAACGCTGCGCCTGCGGGATACGGTGGCCCTGGCCGGGAGAGAAAAGCTGAAAATCACAGAGATGCGTATTCCATCCAAAGGGGAAATTGTTCGGACAGACACCGCTTATCCGGGTGAAATTGTTATCCTTCCCAGCGACAGCGTGAGGTTAAACGATGTATTAGGGGACCCAACCCGGCTCCCTCGTAAAAGGTGGCGTGAGGACCCCCTCCCCATGCTGCGGACGTCGATTGCGCCGAAAACGGCAGCGCAAAGAGAACGGCTGCTGGACGCTCTTACGCAACTTGCGGATACTGACCCGCTTTTGCGCTGCGAGGTGGATTCCATCACCCATGAGATCATTCTTTCTTTTTTGGGCCGGGTGCAGTTGGAGGTTGTTTCCGCTTTGCTGTCGGAAAAATACAAGCTTGAAACAGTGGTAAAGGAACCCACCGTCATTTATATGGAGCGGCCGCTCAAAGCAGCCAGCCACACCATCCATATCGAGGTGCCGCCCAACCCGTTTTGGGCATCCATCGGACTGTCTGTTACACCACTCCCGCTTGGCTCCGGTGTACAATACGAGAGCCGGGTTTCGCTGGGATACTTGAACCAGAGTTTTCAAAACGCTGTCAGGGATGGTATCCGTTACGGGCTGGAGCAGGGCTTGTTCGGCTGGAACGTAACGGACTGTAAGATTTGCTTTGAATACGGGCTTTATTACAGTCCGGTCAGCACGCCGGCGGACTTCCGCTCATTGGCCCCGATTGTATTGGAACAGGCATTGAAGGAATCAGGGACGCAACTGCTGGAACCTTATCTCTCCTTCACCCTCTATGCGCCCCGGGAATATCTTTCCAGGGCTTATCATGATGCACCGAAATACTGTGCCACCATCGAAACGGTCCAGGTAAAAAAGGATGAAGTTGTCTTTACTGGCGAGATTCCCGCCCGCTGTATACAGGCATACCGTACTGATCTGGCCTTTTACACCAACGGGCAGAGCGTATGCCTTACAGAACTGAAAGGGTATCAGGCCGCTGTCGGCAAGCCAGTCATCCAGCCCCGCCGTCCAAACAGCCGCCTGGACAAGGTGCGCTATATGTTTCAGAAGGTAATGTAA
- a CDS encoding MIT C-terminal domain-containing protein yields MAASASTPTETSSSQAPADSRLFEGHKEFRENQRGVSYETLLGPYLDGVREVDITDPYIRQFYQCRNLMELLEVILRHFDYRVPEIQVHLLTAPDDFPDSKQTYYLDQIADATRPMGLNFTYELDESHTIHARHVRINCQWDVMLDRGLDIWQRFDAGDAFCVEAGMPEFRRVKQFEVVYRRLRKDR; encoded by the coding sequence GTGGCAGCGTCTGCTTCTACACCGACCGAGACAAGTTCTTCCCAGGCGCCGGCGGATTCCAGGCTCTTCGAGGGGCACAAGGAGTTCCGCGAGAACCAGCGCGGCGTCTCGTACGAGACGCTCCTTGGCCCGTACCTCGATGGCGTGCGGGAGGTTGACATTACTGATCCCTACATTCGCCAGTTCTACCAGTGCCGCAACCTGATGGAGCTGCTCGAGGTTATCCTGAGGCACTTCGACTACCGGGTGCCGGAGATTCAGGTGCACCTGCTGACCGCGCCCGACGACTTCCCGGACTCCAAGCAGACGTACTACCTGGACCAGATCGCGGACGCCACGAGGCCGATGGGGCTGAATTTTACCTACGAGCTGGACGAGTCACACACCATCCACGCGCGGCACGTGAGGATAAACTGCCAGTGGGACGTGATGCTCGACCGCGGGCTGGACATATGGCAGCGCTTCGATGCCGGCGACGCGTTCTGCGTGGAGGCGGGGATGCCGGAGTTTCGTCGCGTCAAGCAGTTCGAGGTCGTGTACAGACGGCTTCGTAAAGATAGATAA
- a CDS encoding ISL3 family transposase encodes MKSLLLLALGLARTVVLGARIEAERIVVSVRPYKREQRRCPVCGRACDFYDMANRGAPRLWRAMDLARSACYLEYAPCRVRCPEHGVRTEAVPWARHGARFTRDFEDWVAWLAVRCTASAVSELARVEWHSVGGVCRRVYAELEAARGASRFDGVRRIGIDETSYKKGHKYVTVVVDHDRGCLIWAHEGTGKDVLNLFLDELTREQRRAIEVVTADGARWIRQLVKRRCPNARWVMDPFHVVQWMNDALDAVRCEEWNAARAAARAARPRPEGKRGRPAKGELPPEEVRALEEEEASIKGSRYALVKNPEDLTDGQRARLEALKKRAGSRLVRAWELKEDLRAVFRAADGSEAAELLDDWMHRAAYCKIAKVVAVEKKVRRRRDDIIAAVELGISNGRVEAINNKIKVTVRMGYGFRNTDNLVALLMLRCGDCQPQLPGRPVKARKKGVKGAKSVAA; translated from the coding sequence ATGAAGAGTCTACTACTTCTCGCCCTCGGTCTGGCCCGCACGGTCGTCCTGGGCGCGCGCATCGAGGCCGAGCGCATCGTCGTGAGCGTCCGGCCCTACAAGCGCGAGCAGCGCCGCTGCCCCGTATGCGGCAGGGCCTGCGACTTCTACGACATGGCGAACCGCGGGGCCCCCAGGCTGTGGAGGGCGATGGACCTGGCGCGCTCGGCCTGCTACCTGGAGTACGCGCCCTGCAGGGTGCGCTGCCCGGAGCACGGCGTGCGCACCGAGGCCGTCCCCTGGGCGCGGCACGGGGCGCGCTTCACGCGCGACTTCGAGGACTGGGTGGCGTGGCTGGCGGTCCGCTGCACCGCCTCGGCGGTCTCCGAGCTCGCCCGCGTCGAGTGGCACAGCGTGGGCGGCGTGTGCAGGCGCGTCTACGCCGAGCTGGAGGCCGCGCGCGGCGCCTCGAGGTTCGACGGCGTGCGCCGCATCGGCATCGACGAGACGTCGTACAAGAAGGGCCACAAGTACGTCACGGTGGTCGTCGACCACGACCGCGGCTGCCTCATCTGGGCGCACGAGGGCACCGGCAAGGACGTGCTCAACCTGTTCCTCGACGAGCTCACGCGCGAGCAGAGGCGCGCCATAGAGGTGGTGACCGCCGACGGCGCGAGGTGGATAAGGCAGCTGGTCAAGCGCCGCTGCCCCAACGCGAGGTGGGTCATGGACCCCTTCCACGTGGTCCAGTGGATGAACGACGCGCTCGACGCCGTGCGCTGCGAGGAGTGGAACGCCGCCAGGGCCGCCGCCAGGGCCGCCAGGCCCAGGCCCGAGGGCAAGCGCGGCAGGCCTGCCAAAGGCGAGCTGCCGCCCGAGGAGGTCAGGGCGCTCGAGGAGGAGGAGGCCTCCATCAAGGGCAGCCGCTACGCGCTCGTGAAGAACCCCGAGGACCTCACCGACGGCCAGAGGGCGAGGCTCGAGGCGCTCAAGAAGAGGGCCGGCTCGCGGCTGGTCAGGGCCTGGGAGCTCAAGGAGGACCTGCGGGCCGTCTTCCGGGCAGCCGACGGCTCCGAGGCCGCCGAGCTGCTCGACGACTGGATGCACAGGGCCGCCTACTGCAAGATCGCCAAGGTCGTCGCCGTGGAGAAGAAGGTGCGCCGCCGGCGCGACGACATCATCGCCGCAGTCGAGCTCGGCATCAGCAACGGGCGCGTAGAGGCCATCAACAACAAGATCAAGGTGACGGTGAGGATGGGCTACGGCTTCCGCAACACCGACAACCTCGTGGCCCTGCTCATGCTCAGGTGCGGCGACTGCCAGCCCCAGCTCCCGGGTCGCCCGGTGAAGGCGAGGAAGAAGGGCGTGAAGGGAGCGAAGAGCGTTGCTGCCTAG
- a CDS encoding cysteine-rich KTR domain-containing protein, with translation MLKKYWIKCPICNGKTRVQVFHNTVLKDFPLFCPKCKLTHIIDVEKLEIVIKNTEKQTFII, from the coding sequence ATGCTTAAAAAATATTGGATAAAATGTCCGATTTGTAACGGAAAGACGAGAGTTCAAGTATTTCATAATACTGTATTAAAAGATTTTCCTCTTTTCTGCCCTAAATGCAAATTGACGCATATCATTGATGTAGAAAAATTAGAGATTGTAATCAAAAATACAGAAAAACAAACTTTTATTATTTAG
- a CDS encoding methyltransferase domain-containing protein translates to MAILEAGYYDHVKEAVLTAVGRALSPSEGPAAVNATPFRVLDAGCGEGFYARAIRENLCVDVVAFDLSKDAMLMAARHDSRKAVKWLVGDLTNIPVLKGSINCVVDVFAPSNYDEFKRVLTPTRNASAPGVLVKVVPGSNHLTELRHLAEGSLRSKEYSNQLVTDCFEKHFKMTDRIKVTRTFEMSERDVRVFAEMTPLLFGIDAESLNLSRVKSITIEAELLVGTPRSQGPS, encoded by the coding sequence ATGGCAATCCTGGAGGCAGGGTATTACGACCACGTGAAAGAAGCCGTCCTCACCGCGGTAGGAAGGGCCCTTTCCCCAAGCGAGGGTCCTGCAGCTGTGAACGCGACGCCATTCCGCGTGCTCGACGCGGGATGCGGAGAAGGCTTCTATGCACGTGCAATCCGAGAAAACCTCTGTGTCGACGTGGTGGCGTTTGACCTCTCAAAAGACGCCATGCTGATGGCGGCCCGCCACGATTCCAGAAAGGCGGTCAAATGGCTGGTTGGCGACCTGACGAACATCCCCGTGCTGAAAGGCTCCATCAACTGCGTGGTGGACGTATTCGCTCCCTCGAACTACGACGAATTCAAGCGCGTTCTCACCCCAACCAGAAACGCCTCCGCGCCAGGAGTGCTGGTCAAAGTGGTTCCAGGCAGCAATCATCTTACGGAGCTGCGCCACCTTGCTGAAGGATCTTTGCGCAGCAAGGAATACTCAAACCAGCTGGTGACCGATTGCTTTGAGAAGCACTTCAAGATGACCGACCGCATCAAGGTGACGCGCACCTTCGAGATGTCCGAAAGGGACGTCCGCGTGTTCGCCGAGATGACGCCGCTGCTGTTCGGCATCGACGCGGAGTCCCTAAATCTATCGCGTGTGAAAAGCATCACCATCGAGGCTGAATTGCTGGTGGGCACCCCTCGCTCCCAAGGCCCTTCATGA